The following proteins are encoded in a genomic region of Thermocrinis sp.:
- a CDS encoding sigma 54-interacting transcriptional regulator, whose protein sequence is MGFETFENLFEGVLVIDKNLRIVYANPSAKRLLGRDLKAGEDCRGLFSICDSCPARLVLEEGEGVQVYDVEIWNKRHACWSMSLLNDGYLVETFRDVTNVVHCIVEAERQRSYKEAILNSIVEAILVVDKDGFVLEHNNIAHRMLCRDEEENLVGKNLRELIELSVEELPPEGERADVYIQTPCGRQKASVLVSPMNSGFGYVVSLYAIQEVLSCSFGEENTLVFKSPSFQKVLELAQSVAEYPTNVLIEGETGTGKSLLAKYIHYISPRRDKPFVKVNCAAIPEGLLEAELFGYVKGAFTGALKDKPGKVELADGGTLLLDEIGDMPLSLQAKILHLAQEKEFERLGDTKTRKVDVRIIASTNKNLRELVQRGLFREDLYYRLSVIKIHIPPLRERVEDIPILVNHFIQKFSRAYNRKIKGISSDAMKALLSYPFHGNIRELENIIERAVITAKGTLINLEDLQLDVRKGQDFEEEIERIKKVLEQVGGNKTLAAKILGMHRTTLWRKMKELGFRL, encoded by the coding sequence ATGGGATTTGAAACCTTTGAAAATCTCTTTGAGGGAGTTTTGGTAATAGACAAAAATCTGAGGATAGTTTATGCCAATCCATCTGCAAAGAGGCTCTTAGGTAGAGATTTAAAAGCGGGGGAGGATTGCAGGGGACTTTTTTCCATATGCGACAGCTGCCCTGCAAGGTTAGTTTTAGAAGAGGGGGAAGGGGTCCAGGTTTACGATGTGGAAATCTGGAATAAAAGGCATGCTTGTTGGAGTATGAGCCTTTTGAATGATGGTTATCTGGTGGAAACCTTCAGGGATGTTACAAACGTGGTCCACTGCATAGTGGAAGCGGAAAGACAAAGATCTTACAAAGAAGCCATACTTAACTCCATAGTGGAAGCTATACTGGTGGTAGATAAAGATGGTTTTGTTTTGGAGCACAACAATATAGCCCATCGTATGCTTTGCAGGGATGAGGAAGAAAATTTAGTAGGAAAGAACTTAAGAGAATTGATAGAACTGTCCGTAGAAGAGCTTCCACCGGAGGGCGAAAGAGCGGACGTTTATATTCAGACTCCCTGCGGAAGGCAAAAGGCCTCTGTGCTTGTCTCTCCCATGAACTCTGGCTTTGGCTATGTGGTATCTTTGTATGCTATTCAGGAAGTTTTAAGTTGTAGCTTTGGGGAAGAAAATACCCTCGTTTTTAAAAGCCCTTCCTTTCAAAAGGTCTTAGAATTAGCCCAAAGCGTGGCCGAATATCCTACAAACGTGCTCATAGAGGGAGAAACAGGAACTGGTAAGTCTTTGCTTGCTAAGTATATTCATTACATATCTCCAAGGAGAGACAAACCTTTTGTGAAGGTGAACTGTGCAGCTATTCCCGAGGGTTTATTGGAGGCTGAACTTTTTGGATACGTGAAAGGTGCTTTTACTGGTGCTTTAAAGGATAAGCCTGGGAAGGTGGAGCTGGCAGACGGTGGAACCTTGTTATTGGACGAGATTGGAGATATGCCTCTGAGCCTTCAGGCAAAGATCCTTCATTTAGCCCAAGAGAAAGAGTTTGAAAGGCTTGGAGATACAAAAACGCGTAAAGTGGATGTAAGAATCATAGCAAGCACCAATAAAAACCTAAGAGAGTTGGTTCAAAGGGGGCTATTTAGAGAAGACCTATACTACAGACTGAGCGTTATAAAAATTCACATTCCACCGCTAAGAGAGAGGGTAGAGGACATTCCCATTTTGGTAAATCACTTTATTCAAAAGTTTTCAAGAGCATACAACAGAAAGATAAAGGGAATATCTTCCGATGCTATGAAAGCTTTACTTTCTTATCCCTTCCATGGAAATATTAGGGAGCTTGAAAATATCATAGAAAGGGCGGTTATAACCGCAAAAGGGACGTTAATAAATTTAGAGGACCTTCAGTTAGATGTTAGAAAGGGTCAAGATTTTGAGGAAGAAATAGAAAGAATAAAAAAGGTGCTTGAACAGGTTGGTGGGAACAAAACGCTTGCGGCGAAAATCTTAGGAATGCACCGGACTACACTCTGGAGAAAGATGAAAGAGTTGGGTTTTAGGTTATAA
- the minE gene encoding cell division topological specificity factor MinE: MISNLLSARSKSKDEAKKRLTLVLSYERRGLPPNFLEKLIDDLVHVFSKYSQFDIDKIEVDIKRKRENFDELWISIPFKQ, from the coding sequence ATGATATCGAATCTTCTTTCTGCACGTAGTAAGAGCAAGGACGAAGCAAAGAAGAGGCTTACTTTAGTCCTTTCCTACGAAAGAAGGGGACTTCCTCCAAATTTTTTAGAGAAATTGATAGATGACTTGGTGCATGTTTTTTCCAAATATTCTCAGTTTGATATAGACAAAATCGAAGTTGATATAAAGAGGAAAAGAGAAAACTTTGATGAGCTTTGGATTAGCATACCCTTCAAGCAATGA
- the minC gene encoding septum site-determining protein MinC, which produces MIEIKGITLPVVLIKVDQADEESDVFEQLDRFLNSKLSEGAYFLVEGDKSLTKKIEHFLTTKNLKNIKKIEKALEEKSTKRLLVVEKHLRSGQKIEHNGDVLVLGNVNKDAQIVATGNIVVIGTLRGVAVAGALGDESAVVVALRMEPQQIRIGRKIAISHEEERVSPGYPEIAKVEDGAIILERV; this is translated from the coding sequence ATGATAGAGATAAAAGGAATAACCTTACCTGTAGTGCTCATCAAAGTTGATCAGGCGGATGAGGAATCGGATGTATTTGAACAATTAGACAGGTTTTTAAACTCCAAACTTTCTGAAGGTGCCTATTTTTTGGTAGAAGGGGATAAAAGTCTAACAAAAAAGATTGAGCATTTTCTAACCACAAAAAACCTGAAAAACATAAAGAAGATAGAAAAAGCTCTTGAAGAAAAAAGCACGAAGAGGCTTCTTGTGGTAGAAAAGCATTTAAGGTCTGGGCAGAAAATAGAACACAATGGGGATGTGCTTGTGCTTGGAAACGTCAATAAGGACGCACAAATCGTGGCAACAGGGAACATTGTAGTCATAGGTACTCTAAGAGGTGTAGCAGTGGCGGGAGCCCTCGGTGACGAGAGTGCGGTTGTGGTTGCTCTGCGAATGGAACCTCAACAAATAAGAATAGGGAGAAAGATAGCCATATCACACGAAGAGGAGAGAGTGTCACCCGGCTATCCTGAGATTGCAAAAGTGGAAGATGGTGCTATAATTCTTGAAAGGGTGTAA
- a CDS encoding HAD-IIA family hydrolase, which yields MKVFLIDLDGVLVGDKKLNPLDGSKEFLKKLESEQIPFRVVSNNSTRPPSELVRLLNEKGLRIKEENLLTPLKILPMYLKSVGVQSLLLIGMESVERYLKEEGFEVVKDHRVQAVVVAQDRNLDFQKLKLAVSAVFLEGAKIIPVNLSRIVKDDDGLYFPGAGSIAQMLKHATNYQEDIPNLGKPSEEFLSYALQGLERGEVYLISDDIYTDLIGAKAMGIKTVFMTTGKYKREELKRANFEPEYSFDSLKELISVLLG from the coding sequence ATGAAGGTTTTCCTTATCGACCTTGATGGGGTTTTGGTAGGAGACAAAAAATTGAACCCTTTAGATGGATCTAAGGAGTTTTTAAAAAAGCTTGAATCTGAACAAATCCCATTCAGGGTAGTTTCCAACAACTCTACAAGGCCACCGTCAGAATTGGTAAGGCTTTTAAATGAAAAAGGTTTGAGGATCAAAGAAGAAAACCTTTTAACACCGTTGAAAATACTACCTATGTATTTAAAGTCTGTTGGCGTTCAAAGTTTGCTTTTGATAGGTATGGAGTCGGTAGAGAGGTATCTTAAGGAAGAAGGCTTTGAAGTGGTAAAAGATCACAGAGTTCAGGCGGTGGTTGTTGCTCAAGACAGAAATTTAGATTTTCAAAAATTAAAACTGGCAGTATCTGCAGTTTTTCTGGAAGGTGCAAAGATTATCCCGGTAAACCTAAGCAGGATAGTAAAGGATGATGATGGGCTTTACTTTCCAGGGGCAGGGTCTATAGCACAGATGCTAAAACACGCTACAAACTATCAGGAAGATATACCTAACTTGGGCAAACCCTCAGAAGAATTCCTAAGCTATGCTCTGCAAGGGTTAGAAAGAGGCGAAGTGTATCTTATAAGCGACGATATATACACAGATCTGATAGGTGCAAAGGCTATGGGTATAAAAACTGTGTTTATGACCACTGGCAAATACAAAAGGGAAGAGCTCAAAAGGGCTAACTTTGAACCAGAATATAGCTTTGATTCACTCAAGGAGCTAATCTCCGTTCTATTAGGTTAA
- a CDS encoding DUF2173 family protein — translation MANLDRLMSVKGVWAAGEFTPDGKLVAYKGNISEEHAAMAAMMCAANTMMAEMQTQGYTAFSGQEWTPLIGWALTGPKYSVCVVGNVGVFVNNDEVSFNEVFNVLREEAGK, via the coding sequence ATGGCAAACTTGGACAGACTTATGAGCGTAAAGGGTGTTTGGGCTGCTGGGGAGTTTACTCCAGACGGCAAACTTGTTGCTTACAAAGGCAACATATCCGAAGAGCACGCAGCAATGGCTGCGATGATGTGCGCTGCCAACACGATGATGGCTGAAATGCAAACTCAAGGATACACAGCCTTTTCTGGACAAGAATGGACGCCACTTATAGGATGGGCTCTGACTGGGCCAAAGTATTCTGTGTGCGTAGTAGGTAATGTGGGAGTTTTTGTCAACAACGACGAGGTGTCCTTCAACGAAGTGTTCAACGTGCTTAGGGAAGAAGCGGGCAAATAA
- the minD gene encoding septum site-determining protein MinD, whose protein sequence is MTEVFVVTSGKGGVGKTTITANLSIALAKMGKRVLCIDADIGLRNLDMILGLENRIVYDVLDVLEGRVDFQKALVKDKRGFSVWLLPANQTKNKDAVDPEKWLRLVDHIKESNQYDYIFIDSPAGIEKGFQIAASPADVALVVVNPEVSSVRDADRIIGMLENMGKSEYKLIINRIRWDAVDKGQMLSVDDVVEILRAPLIGVIPEEPELVDYTNRGEPIVLEDDYPASRALIDIAKRILGEDVPMIFHGHKKSLFEKLFGK, encoded by the coding sequence ATGACCGAGGTATTCGTCGTCACCTCTGGTAAAGGTGGTGTTGGAAAGACAACCATAACTGCCAATCTATCTATAGCACTTGCAAAAATGGGGAAAAGGGTGCTTTGTATAGATGCAGATATAGGCCTTAGAAACCTGGACATGATTTTAGGCTTAGAAAATAGAATAGTTTACGATGTGCTTGATGTTTTGGAAGGAAGGGTGGACTTTCAGAAGGCTTTGGTAAAAGACAAAAGGGGTTTTAGTGTTTGGCTTTTGCCAGCCAATCAAACAAAGAATAAAGATGCGGTTGATCCAGAAAAATGGCTAAGGCTTGTGGATCATATAAAAGAATCAAACCAATATGACTATATATTTATAGATTCCCCAGCTGGTATAGAAAAGGGTTTTCAAATAGCAGCCTCCCCGGCCGATGTTGCTCTGGTGGTGGTAAATCCTGAGGTTTCCTCAGTAAGAGATGCGGATAGAATAATAGGTATGCTAGAGAATATGGGCAAAAGCGAATACAAACTGATTATAAACAGAATAAGATGGGATGCGGTAGATAAAGGTCAGATGCTCTCGGTGGATGATGTGGTGGAAATACTAAGAGCCCCATTGATAGGGGTAATTCCAGAGGAGCCAGAATTGGTGGATTATACAAACAGAGGAGAACCTATTGTGCTTGAGGATGATTATCCAGCCTCAAGAGCCCTTATAGATATAGCTAAGAGAATATTAGGGGAAGATGTGCCCATGATTTTCCATGGACATAAAAAGAGCCTCTTTGAAAAGCTGTTTGGGAAATAG
- a CDS encoding DUF2173 family protein has translation MATLSKLKELMSIPGAIAAGEFSDDGRLLAYYGDIDEKSAEIAAMMCAANKLMGNMQAKGWSAYTGQGGFYPVYGFAVAGGKYAACIMGNVGVFVELSKADFDKTFEVLSKYI, from the coding sequence ATGGCTACACTTAGCAAGCTGAAAGAACTTATGTCCATACCTGGAGCCATTGCTGCGGGCGAGTTTTCGGATGATGGTAGGCTTTTGGCTTACTACGGAGATATTGATGAGAAGTCTGCCGAGATTGCCGCTATGATGTGTGCTGCCAACAAGCTTATGGGTAATATGCAGGCAAAGGGATGGAGTGCCTACACTGGACAGGGAGGATTTTATCCTGTTTACGGCTTTGCGGTTGCGGGTGGCAAATACGCTGCGTGCATAATGGGAAACGTGGGAGTCTTTGTGGAGTTAAGCAAGGCAGACTTTGACAAAACCTTTGAAGTTCTATCCAAATACATTTAA
- a CDS encoding SCP2 sterol-binding domain-containing protein, whose translation MYKFLSEQWIKAYAEDWNKNEKLKNELKDFSASIKYYIEGRDGDAVHLIVKNGEAIEAEKADSKSYDFELWASLENWKKLATGDIGPKAAMLTKRLKFKGSMITAMKYMSAFEESLKMMGKVPTDWDIK comes from the coding sequence ATGTATAAGTTTCTTTCGGAGCAGTGGATAAAGGCTTACGCAGAGGATTGGAACAAAAACGAAAAGTTAAAAAATGAGCTAAAGGACTTCTCCGCAAGCATAAAGTATTACATAGAAGGGAGGGATGGAGATGCGGTTCATCTGATAGTGAAAAATGGAGAGGCTATTGAGGCAGAAAAGGCAGACAGCAAAAGTTACGACTTTGAGCTATGGGCTAGTCTGGAAAACTGGAAGAAGTTAGCTACTGGAGACATTGGGCCTAAGGCAGCTATGCTAACAAAAAGGTTAAAGTTCAAGGGTTCTATGATAACCGCCATGAAATACATGTCCGCCTTTGAGGAAAGTTTAAAGATGATGGGAAAAGTTCCCACTGATTGGGATATAAAATGA